The following DNA comes from Diceros bicornis minor isolate mBicDic1 chromosome 7, mDicBic1.mat.cur, whole genome shotgun sequence.
AACatcttgatgatttttttttttcactccagaAGCATTTCCCAGTTCCCTTGTtcctggttttattaattttataaccaTCTCTGAATTGAAGAGTTGATGGTTGAGGCTACCAGTCCTGCTCAGCACAGCTCGATCTGCAGAAAGATGAATTTAGGGAACCAATAGGTGGGAAGttttttttatattaagaataAGAAGACCTTGGTCTTATTTCTAGCTCTACCACAAGTAACTGCAAGACTTTGAACTTTAGCTGTAATATAAGCATAGAGATCCCTAATCTACTTACCTCCTCTGGTTGTTATAAGACCTAAATGAAACCATGAATGTACGAAAGTGCTTTAAAAGAACCACTGTAAAACCCTATAAAAATGCAAGGAAGTTTTACTGCGTTAGCTGAAATTCCGCATACAAAAGTACTAACATTTCCAGCAAATGTAATATTTGTGCCGTACGTGCCACAGCACAGCGAACTCACACCTGAACTCAATTCTAAACTCTGAGAAAAGGCTGTGAATGAACATTACTGAACAGCTGGCTTTCAATCCTtggttgtaattttattttagttacttttcacAAATGATAATTATGATAGCTAACATTTTGTGGGCACTTACTAAGCGGAAATCTTCTACGTGTTTTCTATGCaataactcatttaaccctcacaaaatCCTATTATCTCcagtttaaagatgaagaaactgaggcaagtgAGACTGAATAATTTGCTAGAGGATACACACCACGGAGGAGCTGAGAACCAGTCCACAGGTTCTAGAACTTGTGCTCACTGCCCCTACATCATTAGCCTCTTCCCACAAAGGCCCATTTCATGAAGTCATGCGTTGCACATAGCATCAGgtacaaaaaccattgtggggcaGATGCCAATAAGCTTGAGACAACACCAATCCTAACACTGGCAATATGGGCCCCATCTGTAATTTCCTAAATCCACACCCAAACCAAGCCACAAGTAATGGTATGATGAATTGCCCTCTCTTGGAGGATAATCTTAGCTAGTTTGTTTGGTTCTGCTGCTGCCCTGAGCGATCCTGGCAGCACTATCTGTTTTAGGACGTATATAAAGTGGCAGGTACCCTTGTGACTGCCCAGATCCATCTCGTCATAACCGAAACTGCTTCCGGCTTCATTCCATCATAAGGAGGTGGTTCTATATTCTAAGCTGTCTCCTTTGCAGATACATGGCCCCTTTCTGCTGGGAACTTTCAGTGCCTGGTGATTTACAGATAAATGACCTCTGAGGCTCGGTTCCCGAAGAATGAGGAGGGGGGGGGGATGTTTCACAGAGATTCCCTCCTTGAAGGCCTCCCTAAAATGAAATGAGTTTCTGGGAGAGATTTTCTTTGGATATGCGAGGGCACATACACTGTCTTCCTAACAGAATAACGACTTACGTACCTGCTGGCTGCTCCTCTCCTCGCACAGGACCAACAAGCCCTTGATGCTTAACTATGATCAGTGAGGAGTGGGCTCCCCCACATCCTGAGCCCCACAACATGCCCCAGCTGTTCTTTGTGGCTTGCTGTGATGAACTGGGATGAAGCTGGGCACAGAAGTCATAAGAACAGCTGAGGAAGGCCAGGTCTGGAGAGGGCGACTGGGTCCTAGGGCGGCCTCCTATACCTTCCCAGACACAGGGCTGAATGAGGCTGAACGAGTTGGGGAGTAAGTGAAAGGTTTATGCTTACGGTTCCCcctgaggctgcctggtgtgcccTTCTCTGCTGCAGCAGCTCCTTCACCGTGATCTTCACCCGGACACCTTGATACACTTTCGGTTTTTCTGGGGAAAGGCAACTGAGTCAGTGGTCAAGTGCATGGTTTGGGGTGTGGAGGTCCTCTTTATAGACTACAGCACCTCAGGCCAGGTTTCTAGGTTTGGAGACTGCAAAGAGAATGCTAAAAGACAGGTGGGAAAGAAACTCAAATTTCTCAAACTTGAAAGGATGAAGCTCTAGAGGCTGGGCAGGTGTCCAGGGCCCCAGTGGGGACAGAACCTATGGAAATCTGTGGGGCCACCCACCTCAGGCTGGGCCCTCTCCTTAAACCACTAGCACACAGGTTTTTCTGCTTAGGAATGTGGAGACCAGTCTAGGAGAGCTCCCCATCTTGGCTAAGTTAGGGGAACCTGGTGGTCTGggcccagcctgctggcctgggaAAGGGTATTATGgacctggggaggggctgggcgcTGGAGCAGGGGCGCTCTCTCTGATCTGAGTAGCTGCCCTAGCCCACCCCACCGGGATTCTCCCACTCGTGTGCAAGCTCTGAGCCCCTTCCTTTTCCACCAGACCAGGCGTGGCTTCTGGGGAGGCTCCGACCTCTATGTGCCCTTGGTCTGAAAGccagccctggggcaggcagcgGACAGGTGCGGTTTGGCGAGCTTTGCCCTTGGGCCGGTGAGGGACCTGCTACACTGACCCAGTAAAGGGACCAGGCCCAGGgacatccctccctccatcccgtCTATCTTTTCCTTCTGCCTTCTCTCCGTCGCCCCTTTTCTCCGCCTTTGCCGCTCTCcatcttttttcctcctccctccttcggCCCCGctcctgctctcttctcttctctccccaccccctccctttcTGGTGCAGGCATTTCTCCGCGGCGCACGGAGGCTCCGAGTCGAGTCCGCGCGGCGCGAGCTCCGGGAAGGCCGGGCCGGGCCCCCGAGGATCGCGCACTCCATCGGGAGGCCGCCCTCCGGAAGGGGCCGCCCTTGGGGCTGGCGGGGCCGGGCGGGACTGCCGCGCTCGCGGGAGAGGCCGAGCGCAGGCCGGAGGGGTCGGCGGGCAGGGAGTGCCTGCGCGCCGGGAGCGGGGGCAGCCGCGGCCCCGGGCGGGCCCCGCTGAGCCGCAGTGAGTAGGTTGGGCCGGGCTGCTAGGCCACGCGGGCCGGGCGAGCTTTCGAGGTTGGGGGTGGCCACAGGAGCCCAGTGCGACTCCGGCCCTGACCTCGACCCTGGAGCGTGCGCTGGGGGAATCGCGCGGGGAGGGGCCACAGGCCCCGCGCCTTGGGGCGGCCGCGCGATCAGCCTGGGCGCTTGGGGACAGTGCCAGGCCGCCAGCGCCTCGCCTGGTCACTGCGGAGACCGCAGCCGGACAGCAGGGAGCCCCCCTGGCCAGGTCCCAGGAGCTAGGGGTCTCCCTAGCAATGGAGGTTGCGCTAGTCGTCGCCCAGACACAGGGAATCCCGTGCCCGGCCCTCAGGGCCTGGGCGCCGCGCCCTCTCCGCGGTCCAGTCTCTCCTCCCAACTTGCCCGCCTGGGTCGCGGCTCTGCAGGTAGCGGGCGCGGCTCGGGGTCGCACAGGGACCGCCACAGCTCAGGCGTGTGCGCCCGGCGCGCCCTGCTCGCGTCCCGGCCTCACCATGAGCCTCTAGCTCCCCCCGCCGCCGCTTCTGGGCGCGCAGAGTACGCGCCGCGAAGTCCCAGGGTCACAACTGTGGCAAAGTGGGAGGACGGGTGGGGGACCGGGGTACACGGACGTCCACAGCGGCCAACTCGGCCTCTGGACCTCTGCCCTTGGGAGCAGGTGCCGAATGGGAGCGGCCACAGCGTGGCCCGGGCTCTCTCAGGATCCCGGGCTCATACTTGCATGCCCTGACTTCGTGCCTCTCTGTTCTATGCAGGAGAAGCTGTGGAAATACACTGGGATCGAAACGCCCCTGGCCCGCATGACCCCACCCCAGGAGAAGCAGCCCAGAGTTACCGGACATCGTGGTCAGCAGAAGCTGGGCCGGTGGCTGGATGCTGCAGCTGCAGGGACTCGGCGCCTAGGAGGGCTCCTGTGcaaggagagaagcagagatgcaacatttttaaagtttcacaAAGCATCCAGTTGCA
Coding sequences within:
- the LOC131408208 gene encoding uncharacterized protein LOC131408208, yielding MCPWSESQPWGRQRTGISPRRTEAPSRVRAARAPGRPGRAPEDRALHREAALRKGPPLGLAGPGGTAALAGEAERRPEGSAGRECLRAGSGGSRGPGRAPLSRREAVEIHWDRNAPGPHDPTPGEAAQSYRTSWSAEAGPVAGCCSCRDSAPRRAPVQGEKQRCNIFKVSQSIQLHPGSWSRRQTELMFYTFGYRFEFFPPHAKYLKPLETHDLTINDCAILSI